Proteins encoded together in one Bactrocera neohumeralis isolate Rockhampton chromosome 4, APGP_CSIRO_Bneo_wtdbg2-racon-allhic-juicebox.fasta_v2, whole genome shotgun sequence window:
- the LOC126756984 gene encoding uncharacterized protein LOC126756984 encodes MNGSAKQRRRLSLKQKLEIIEAESKNINRKKLIRKYKCDSSTISRIIKNKSTFLKAAKDGNLLRTRLDSTSNPKVESALCEWFHQQNNLKTTPLNNVVLLEKAKEFAIKYDAKYEPCFQWLFRFKKRNGINVPTRRSEKIRQCSNETNETAVDATSLPMVEICKTEMFECDQGIICCADSTSKQLNHSADDPVDVAPVPDAQSVSEPVTTNNTLQLDAAPIDDEPLATDPINTNNKLQESVEDTNAPSISEALQALLVVKQFFILNDMEIGSLFSIEEKILRHWKKNI; translated from the coding sequence AGAATCAAAAAACATCAATAGaaagaaattaataagaaaatataaatgtgaTTCATCAACTATAAgtcgaattataaaaaataaaagcaccTTCCTAAAAGCCGCAAAGGATGGAAATTTGTTACGAACGCGACTGGATAGTACTTCAAACCCCAAAGTTGAAAGCGCTTTATGTGAATGGTTTCATCAACAGAATAATCTAAAAACAACGCCATTGAATAATGTAGTTTTATTGGAAAAGGCTAAGGAATTTGCAATTAAATATGATGCCAAATATGAGCCTTGTTTTCAGTGGCTTTTTAGGTTTAAGAAACGCAATGGAATTAATGTTCCCACAAGGCGCAGTGAAAAAATCAGACAATGTAGTAATGAAACTAATGAAACTGCAGTTGATGCAACATCGTTGCCGATGgttgaaatttgtaaaacagAAATGTTTGAATGCGATCAAGGTATAATATGTTGTGCAGACTCAACAAGCAAACAGCTAAATCATAGTGCTGATGATCCGGTGGACGTTGCACCAGTTCCCGATGCGCAATCAGTTTCGGAGCCAGTTACCACCAATAATACGTTGCAGTTGGATGCAGCTCCTATTGATGATGAGCCATTAGCTACAGACCCAATTAACACAAATAATAAGTTACAGGAAAGTGTGGAAGACACAAATGCTCCATCCATAAGTGAAGCTCTACAAGCGCTGCTGGTTGTTAAACAGTTTTTCATACTAAATGATATGGAAATTGGTTCACTATTTAGCattgaggaaaaaatattacgacattggaagaaaaatatttaa
- the LOC126756977 gene encoding zinc transporter 1 isoform X2: MSGAPSPTVSRHRREMKLRNTFGWTRIDILTMLIVFIILASLSFSLVVEALQTLVHIDHQDTMHLPIIVMILGFVGLVLNGLTYLLIGGYTMHQGSFLHVTPSGDVILDRVLSNNEELKADERQLSKPNSETIENDRQLKDDLKAEIGQIHYVPKRQGAVEMLRDVSSTIFVIVCAFIVNMAEDEEHTAKFIDPVLSIFSCVLLVSLSYPYMKQSCLILLQTIPGSIDMEDFERTLVIKFPEIVSYHDLHIWQLSAHKSVATVHIMFENPRLYTKIIEDVRTYFQDRGITEVTIQPEFQSPKSPSIECLMQCNASDCMDKVCCKDSRTDLREVISTSPNGNIETSVYKHSTGESEEKSFNTITLKSIVVKKAKESVPDKEIPREKMATIANGDSIKEIAVVKCDKIEVNSHEESISTVEKSEICADAKVLDEINVSNDSS; the protein is encoded by the exons ATGTCTGGAGCACCGTCTCCAACAGTGTCGCGCCATCGACGTGAAATGAAATTGCGAAACACTTTTGGTTGGACGCGCATCGATATACTGACCATGTTGATCGTATTTATTATACTAGCATCGTTGTCATTTTCGCTTGTAGTGGAGGCCTTACAAACACTAGTACACATCGATCATCAGGACACAATGCATTTACCCATTATTGTCATGATACTTGGATTTGTTGGACTCGTTTTAAATGGCTTAACATATCTGCTAATCGGTGGTTATACAATGCATCAGGGTAGCTTTTTACATGTAACACCTAGCGGTGATGTAATTTTAGATCGTGTACTTTCGAATAATGAAGAGTTAAAAGCTGATGAACGACAATTATCAAAGCCAAATAGTGAGACAATTGAAAATGATCGGCAGCTAAAGGATGATTTAAAAGCAGAAATTGGTCAGATACACTATGTGCCAAAACGTCAAGGGGCTGTGGAAATGTTGCGTGATGTATCGAGCACTATATTCGTTATAGTTTGTGCATTCATTGTCAATATGGCTGAAGATGAAGAGCATACGGCCAAATTTATCGATCCCGTACTCTCAATTTTCTCCTGTGTTCTACTAGTTTCTCTTAGTTATCCTTACA TGAAACAATCATGCCTAATCCTTTTGCAAACAATTCCTGGCTCTATTGATATGGAGGATTTTGAACGTACATTGGTAATTAAATTCCCAGAAATCGTTAGCTATCACGATCTGCACATTTGGCAATTGTCAGCACATAAATCAGTAGCTACTGTACAcataatgtttgaaaatccACGCCTGTACACAAAAATCATCGAAGATGTACGCACATATTTCCAAGATCGTGGCATTACTGAAGTCACAATTCAACCGGAATTTCAAAGTCCAAAATCACCATCTATAGAATGTTTAATGCAGTGTAACGCTAGTGATTGTATGGACAAAGTATGCTGTAAAGATTCACGTACGGATCTGCGTGAGGTAATCAGTACATCACCAAATGGCAATATCGAAACATCCGTCTACAAGCACAGTACTGGCGAAAGTGAGGAGAAATCTTTCAATACAATTACTTTGAAAAGTATAGTTGTTAAGAAGGCGAAAGAAAGTGTGCCAGATAAAGAAATACCAAGGGAGAAGATGGCCACAATAGCGAATGGTGACAGTATTAAGGAAATTGCAGTAGTAAAATGTGATAAGATCGAAGTAAATTCACATGAAGAATCTATATCAACTGTTGAAAAGTCTGAAATCTGTGCTGATGCTAAAGTTCTTGACGAAATCAATGTATCAAATGATAGTAGTTGA